The following proteins are co-located in the Acidobacteriota bacterium genome:
- a CDS encoding alpha/beta hydrolase codes for MAFVVALALAMFMAVLPGDAEQRGQGQPAAPPGPREVPARTLPIPDTVSPQTQQIIGGPVPGNWNVVPKTPEEWAAAAGRGGGAPGGIGGGNQAMLDRFGLTSEAMTINGVSAYMLTPKDLPAENRNRLLVHVHGGCYVMGGGGVTEGIYMAGFGKFKVLSIDYRRPPAAFYPAALDDVVNGWKGAIKMADPKNMALFGLSAGGALTLSATLRLKQEGVPLPAAIAPGTPMSDLTAKGDSFHTNFVVDNVLVGIGRCDAMAEYYANGHDLKDPMLSPIYGDFAGLPPAILVTGTRDLLLSSTVRTHRKLRQAGVEAELHVFEGQSHAQYNRDTPEGREAYEEIARFFNAHLGK; via the coding sequence ATGGCGTTCGTCGTTGCGCTGGCGCTAGCCATGTTCATGGCCGTGTTGCCCGGCGATGCCGAGCAGCGCGGGCAGGGGCAGCCCGCCGCGCCGCCGGGACCCCGCGAGGTGCCGGCTCGCACGCTCCCGATTCCCGACACGGTGAGCCCGCAGACCCAGCAGATCATCGGCGGCCCGGTTCCAGGGAACTGGAACGTCGTGCCGAAAACGCCCGAGGAGTGGGCGGCGGCGGCCGGCCGCGGCGGGGGGGCGCCCGGAGGCATCGGCGGGGGCAACCAAGCCATGCTCGACCGCTTCGGCCTGACCTCGGAGGCGATGACGATCAACGGCGTCAGCGCCTACATGCTCACGCCGAAGGACCTGCCTGCCGAGAACCGCAATCGCCTGCTCGTGCACGTACACGGCGGCTGCTACGTGATGGGCGGCGGCGGCGTGACGGAAGGCATCTACATGGCCGGCTTCGGCAAGTTCAAGGTGCTCTCGATCGACTACCGGCGGCCTCCCGCCGCCTTCTACCCCGCCGCGCTCGACGACGTCGTCAACGGCTGGAAGGGCGCGATCAAGATGGCGGACCCGAAGAACATGGCGCTGTTCGGGCTGTCGGCCGGCGGGGCGCTGACGCTGTCCGCGACGCTCCGGCTCAAGCAGGAAGGCGTACCGCTGCCGGCGGCGATCGCGCCCGGCACGCCGATGTCCGATCTGACCGCCAAGGGCGACTCGTTCCACACGAACTTCGTGGTGGACAACGTGCTCGTCGGGATCGGCCGCTGTGACGCGATGGCCGAGTACTACGCGAACGGCCACGACCTGAAGGATCCGATGCTGTCGCCGATCTACGGCGATTTCGCCGGGCTGCCCCCGGCGATTCTCGTCACCGGCACGCGCGACCTGCTGCTGAGCAGCACCGTCCGCACGCACCGCAAGCTGCGGCAGGCCGGCGTCGAGGCCGAGCTGCACGTCTTCGAAGGGCAGTCGCACGCGCAGTACAACCGCGACACGCCCGAGGGCCGCGAAGCCTACGAGGAAATCGCCAGGTTCTTCAACGCGCATCTGGGCAAGTAG
- a CDS encoding methyltransferase domain-containing protein, translating to MNLRLAYALLLSSLVVGIAPARAQSVIESNTPLRERDVIFVPTREPVANAMMKLANVTARDVVYDLGCGDGALVIAAAKLGARVVGVDIDPERIKEATANVRAAGVQDRVTLIRGDIFDPALKIGEASVVTLYLLQSLNQKLAPRLKAELKPGSRVVSHAFSMGQDWPPDQTEQADYTTIYLWTIR from the coding sequence ATGAACCTACGCCTTGCGTACGCCCTCCTTCTCTCGTCGCTCGTCGTCGGCATCGCGCCGGCACGGGCACAGAGCGTCATCGAGTCGAACACGCCGCTTCGCGAGCGCGACGTGATCTTCGTCCCGACGCGCGAGCCCGTGGCCAACGCGATGATGAAGCTCGCCAACGTCACGGCGCGCGACGTGGTGTACGACCTGGGGTGCGGCGACGGCGCCCTGGTCATCGCTGCGGCCAAGCTCGGCGCGCGGGTCGTCGGCGTCGACATCGATCCGGAACGCATCAAGGAGGCGACCGCGAACGTCCGCGCCGCCGGCGTGCAGGATCGGGTGACGCTGATTCGCGGCGACATCTTCGATCCGGCGCTGAAGATCGGCGAGGCCAGCGTCGTGACGCTCTATCTCCTGCAGAGCCTCAATCAGAAGCTGGCGCCACGCCTGAAGGCCGAGCTCAAGCCCGGCTCGCGCGTCGTGTCTCACGCGTTCTCGATGGGCCAAGACTGGCCGCCCGACCAAACGGAACAGGCCGACTACACGACCATCTATCTGTGGACGATCCGATAG
- a CDS encoding NAD(P)/FAD-dependent oxidoreductase: protein MPRCHCLIVGGGHNGLVAAILLARRGLRVVVLEAAEVVGGAVRTSQPFRRAPALRTSPGAYLLGVMPPELIARLGARFDLVRRDPHYFLPTLDRRSLLIGSDRADVRRQCVEYFSERDWDACVAIDAELEQMREDLAPSWLAEPLSAPETAERYVRPALRRRFLDLVHQPVEHYLRRFGFAHDLFVAMFAVTDGFSGLHAGPGHAGTGMNFLVHNMCRLPDADGTWMIVKGGMGAVATELARLAREAGAEIRTRARVTKILVHAGTATGVALEDGSGLDAAVVLSNADPFTMCDLAGADAFPRSFIARLDRWRRTGTTMKVNLALDRLPAFRCLPDDRGQYRTTIHLLPQEDDTLAAVGRAFDQAARGELPDVPTIEWYTHTVVDPTLRDPEGRHSAAFFVQWVPYALSNGRTWADERSRYAQHLVDLADRFAPGLAESVVDASILSPKDIEEQFGMRYGHIHHIDNTFGFDERMPYRTPIAGLYSCSAGCHPAGSVIGAAGHNAARCILDDMT from the coding sequence ATGCCCCGATGCCACTGCCTCATCGTCGGCGGCGGCCACAACGGGCTCGTCGCCGCGATTCTGCTCGCTCGTCGCGGGTTGCGCGTGGTCGTGCTCGAGGCCGCCGAGGTCGTCGGCGGTGCCGTCCGCACGTCACAGCCGTTCCGGCGCGCGCCCGCCTTGCGGACGTCGCCCGGCGCGTACCTGCTGGGCGTGATGCCGCCCGAGCTCATCGCGCGGCTGGGCGCGAGGTTCGATCTCGTCCGCCGCGATCCGCACTACTTCCTGCCCACGCTCGATCGACGCAGTCTGTTGATTGGCAGCGATCGCGCCGACGTCCGCCGCCAGTGCGTGGAGTACTTCTCCGAACGTGACTGGGACGCCTGCGTGGCGATCGACGCCGAGCTGGAACAGATGCGCGAGGACCTGGCGCCGAGCTGGCTCGCCGAACCGCTCTCGGCGCCCGAGACGGCCGAGCGCTACGTTCGGCCAGCCTTGCGCCGGCGGTTTCTCGATCTGGTGCATCAGCCGGTCGAGCACTACTTGCGGCGATTCGGCTTCGCGCACGACCTGTTCGTCGCGATGTTCGCCGTGACGGACGGCTTCTCGGGCCTGCACGCCGGTCCTGGACACGCCGGCACGGGCATGAACTTCCTCGTCCACAACATGTGCCGGCTGCCGGACGCCGATGGCACGTGGATGATCGTCAAAGGCGGAATGGGCGCGGTGGCAACCGAGCTGGCGCGGCTCGCACGTGAGGCGGGCGCCGAGATCCGGACGCGGGCGCGCGTCACGAAGATCCTCGTGCACGCCGGCACCGCGACGGGCGTGGCGCTCGAGGACGGGTCCGGGCTCGATGCCGCCGTCGTGCTCTCGAACGCCGACCCGTTCACCATGTGCGACCTCGCTGGCGCGGACGCCTTTCCGCGCTCGTTCATCGCCCGGCTCGATCGCTGGCGGCGCACCGGCACGACCATGAAGGTTAATCTCGCGCTCGACCGGCTGCCGGCGTTCCGCTGCCTGCCTGACGATCGCGGGCAATACCGCACCACGATTCACCTGCTGCCGCAGGAGGACGACACGCTCGCCGCCGTCGGGCGGGCGTTCGATCAGGCCGCGCGCGGCGAGCTGCCGGACGTGCCCACCATCGAGTGGTACACGCACACGGTCGTCGATCCGACGTTGCGCGATCCCGAAGGCCGGCACAGCGCCGCGTTCTTCGTCCAGTGGGTGCCGTACGCGCTGTCGAACGGCCGCACGTGGGCCGACGAACGATCACGCTACGCGCAACACCTCGTCGACCTCGCCGACCGCTTCGCTCCAGGCCTGGCCGAGAGCGTCGTGGATGCCTCCATCCTGTCGCCCAAGGACATCGAGGAGCAGTTCGGCATGCGGTACGGACACATCCATCACATCGACAACACGTTCGGGTTCGACGAGCGGATGCCGTATCGCACGCCCATCGCGGGCCTCTACTCGTGTTCCGCCGGATGTCATCCCGCCGGATCCGTCATCGGCGCCGCCGGTCACAACGCGGCGCGCTGCATCCTCGATGACATGACCTGA